Sequence from the Verrucomicrobiota bacterium genome:
GGATGCGCTCGCCAAAATTCAACATGGCGATCCATCCTGGGAGGAAATGGTGCCGCCGCAGGTCGCGCGGCTGATCAAAGAACGCAAACTATTGGGCTACGCCAGCAAAGCCGGACTGGCGGTCGCCCCAAAAGCGGCAGTCAGTTAGGCTGAGACGCTGGTGGCGATTACGTTTGCGTCTCATCCGCTTTAAACGCTGTCCGCACGCCCAGTTGGAGTTCACGCTTTAGCGTGCCGGGCGCGGACAAGCTGAAGCTTGAACTCCAACGAGCATTCGCGCTTTGAAGTCAGTAAACCAACACCAACTCCGCCGCCTGGAATGAAACCACGGATTTCACGGATGACACGGATAATGCAATTCCCATCCGCGTAATCCGTGTAATCCGCGGTCAAAAGAATCAGTAAACCAGAACGAGCACGGCAGCTTGTTCAGCAGCCTTGACGAGATCTTCAAACTTCCGCTCCTTCGTCTCCGGCTCTTTGAGCTTGGCAGAAACATCCGGCACGGATTCCAGGAAGCTCAGGAGATAACTGCTCTTCACCGCGTAATTCACATTCTCCGGCAACGCCCCGCCCGCGCGCTCAACTTGGCCGACACCACCCCCACCACGTTGCCCCGCTCGTCCACCAACGCCCCGCCCAAATTGCCCGGCTGCACCGGCACGCTGATCTGGAAATACCGCGCGTCATCCCCCGCGCCGGACAGCGACGCGATCTCGCCCTTGGCCAGCTTGGGCGCGAACCCTTGCAAGCCGAGTTTGGGAAAACCCACCGTGGCCACCGTGCCGCCCAACTTCACCGCGCGACTCGCCCCCTACCGGCAACGTCAGGTCATTGACCGCATCCGCTTTCATCACCTTGGCGGAAATGATTCAACGCAAAGACGAAAACTCGCAGAGAAAAAAACAATCTCGCCGCACCTAGGAACTTAACTGGACAAAGTGCAAACATTTGAAAGAATGTCGTTGGTAGTTAGCACCAACCAAACTCTTGTATGGATAAAGAGAAGCAGCAAAAGTTTATAACGATGGTTCAGACAGCCATCATTACCAAATATGTCTGCGACCGTGGCTGAACAGAACGGCGTCAGATGCTTGCAAGTTATGAATGACGTGATGATTTTGCGGCCGCCCTCGGTCACGACGTAGCGATGCGTGCCGCTGACTTTGCGCAACAGTCCATGCGCCCGCAGCAGCCGCAACTGGCGGGTGACGGCACCGGCTCGCCGCCGTTCTTCTTTGTCCGTTCCAGATTTGGCCCAGAGTTGCCGGCGGAGATCGCGGTTGCGCAGGCCGTTGATGACATATTCGCCCCGGCTCACCGCCGCGAGCAGCGCCGCGTCTTTTTCGCCCCACGGATTGAGCGCGCGATGGCGGCGTCCGTCCCGCACCACGGCCCGGCAGACGGTGGCGCTGGCTTGGCCCGCCGGAGTTTTGTCCGTCACGCCGGCCAGGGCTTCGAGATAGCGCTGGTTGGCCGCCGCCGAGACTTGGGCCCGCCGCCACAACTCGCCCACGCTCCGTTGCAATGGACGCCAGGATTTCTCCCCGCCGGGGTCGCCTTGCTTGGCGCGATAGACGCGGAAGTCTTCGGTCTTGTTGATGGTGGTTTCGATGCGCAGGACGCTGCCTTCCTTGTCATACATCTTCACCGAGTTGCCGTTGACGGAGTGTTTGACCCGGATGCCTTCGGGCCGGTGCTTGAGGTCGCTGATGATTTCACCGGTGAACAACGGCGGCACCCGCCCGCCCGTTGTCGGAATGTTCCGGCCCAGGAAGCGCATCACGTCGGGACTGGCGAAGGTGCGCAGGCCGTGATGGACCAGCCGGGGATAAAGCGCGGCCAGACTCGGAGCATCGCGGAAGAGCAGGTCGGTGGCATACTCGCTGGCACTGGCGGACCAGTAATAGGTCTGACCGATGGGCCGGCAGATTTCGGCGTGCAGTGGATGGGCTTGATCGAGCAGGCGGCCCAGCACGCTCGGCCAGTCGGTGCGCAGTTGTTCGTCCAGCAAGGCCTGCGCGCGCGTGGCTTCCTGCACCCAGACAAAGCAGTTGTCGCGCTGGCGGTAGGCCAGCCCGGCCTGGTCCATCTGACGGGCGAGCCGGTCGCGACCGTTGAGACAGAGATCCACGGTGAAGGGAAACCAGGTTTGCACACGCACATGGCACAGGCCCAGTTGCTCGTGCAGGAAGTAATGGTAGAGGTGAAGACATTTGCGGCGTTCCAGAACCAGGTGGATGTGTTGGGTCTGGCGGTTGCCACGCACGGAGTAGGAGAGGCAGTTTTCCAGCGCACTAAAGATGGCGATCAGGCCGGAGGTCACGCCGTCCGCGCGGGCGATCTGACGGGCGAGGGCTTCCTTGCTGGTCTGGCTGCTGGCCAGATAGTGGAAGGGGCGTCCGGCTTGTTCGGCACTGGCATAGGCGGCGGCTTTGATGCGGGCGATCAGCCCTTGGGCAAAAGTGCCGAAGTCTTTGATGAGGATGCGACAGGCGTTGAGATAAGCTTCCATGACCGTGGGCTGGAAGAGATGACGCAGCGTGCCGCGCAGACGCAGCCGGTCGAAACCGGACAAAACCCCTGTGATGGAATGACCAAATCGGTTAAGAAAAGCCGGCGGGACGCCGGTGACAGTGGGAGAAGTTTGTGAGTTCATTGCCCAAACTTTTACTCCAACGCACGGCGCTCCGCCACTTTGGTTGCGGCTTGCCGCGCTATGCCTTGGCGTCTTTGCGACTTTGCGTTGAAATCCTCGCCCCCAAAAGTGGTGCTAAAGCCACGCGCAGTCCAAACGCTTCGCGACTGCCGGGCGTCTGCGAACCTCGCGAAGCGTTTGGAGTGCGGATGTGTTTACCGCCGCTTTCCCCCGGCGCGTGCGGAGACGCAAAGAAGCCCTCCAGTTTTCCCAGCGCCTTCCGTCTTCATCCGCTTTCATCCGCCTGCATCTGATTTCGGCGGGACAAGTCTGATTCCAGCGCGACGAGTCGGATTTCAGCGCGACCGGTGGCGTTGAAAAATCCGCCGGGTGGTTTACAAACCGAGGCAGTGGCGGACGGTGTTTTCAACTCTTTGCAGTGTCACCCCGGAAACTTTTCCGGCGGGCACGCCAGCGAACCGCGCGGGGTCAAGCGAGCGGAGTTGGAAGCAGAGGAAAACCGTTTCCATCGGCAGGCCGCTTTCGGCGGCGGGAATGCGGACGTTGGTGGGATAATCGCGCTCCACATTTTCGCCTTTCGTGCCGATGACGACGGTGACGACCAGCGGCAGTTTGTTGATGGCGTTGACGGAGAGAACCAAAACCGGCCTGCGTCCCGCTTGTTCCCGGCCTTGCACCGGATTGAGGTCCACCAAGCAAATGTCACCGCGCTCGATGGCCATCAGAGTTTGCCAAGACCGTCGGATTCAGCGGCGGCGAACTCGGTGTTGATGGAGCGCAATTCGCGCTGGATTTGCGGGTCGTTTGCCATTGCCGTCATTGCGGCGTCCAAATCCACCACCCGGCCGGCGGCGATGTCGGCCATGCCCTGCTTGAACTCTTCCGGAATCCAGGAATCGTCGCTTTCCACGACAAACTTCGTCACTTGCGCGCGTTCTGCCGGCGGCAAGTGTTTGATTTGTTCAATTACTTCCTGTGCGCTCATGCGTATAATTAGCCATAAAAAGTCGAGTCGGGCAAGTTGCCATTTTCCGGCGAGTCGCTTTCGCCGGGTTAGTCGCCCAATCCGCAAGCTCTTTTGCCAAGACATCCTGGTGCGGGAAACTTTTGCAACTACGTCAGATCGAAACCATCGTGTCGTCTTCCTGCACGTGGAGAAATTCCAGAACTTTGGCGACCGATTCGGGAACGGACAATTTGTCCGTGTGCAATTCAATTTCCGGGTTCGACGGCGCTTCGTAAGGGGCGGAAACTCCGGTGAAATTCTTGATCTCGTTGGCGCGGGCCTTCGCGTAAAGGCCCTTGGGATCGCGCTGTTCGCAGACTTCGATGGGCGCGTTCACATAAACTTCGATGAACCGCCCCCCTTTCATAATTGTTCGGACAAGATCGCGGTCGGAGCGATACGGCGAAATGAATGCCGTGATGCAAATCATCCCGGCGTCGGCAAACAGCTTGGCCACTTCGCCCACGCGCCGGATGTTTTCCTTGCGGTCAGCCGGCGAAAAACCGATGTCGGAGCAAAGACCGTGGCGCATGTTGTCGCCGTCGAGCACGTAAGCATGTTGTCCCAGGTTGAACAATTCGCGCTCCAACTCGGTGGCGATGCTCGACTTGCCGGAACCCGACAGGCCGGTGAGCCAGAGGACGCAGCCGGAATGTTTGTTGCGCATGGCGCGCTGTTGCGCGGTCACTTTGCCGTGACTCCAGTAGATGTTGTGGCTTTTGTGCAGCGAGTCCGCTGTGCGACGCGGATAATTGCCATCGGCGATGATGCCGCCGCCACAGACTTCAAACCCATCAACGATCACGAAACGACCGGTTGGCACAATTTCGGAGTGAGCGTCGAAGGCAACGGGACGCTTGGTGCGCAGCGTCAACTCCGCAACTTCATGACGGCCCACGAAGATTTCGTTGTTGGCGCGCGAAACGGTTTCAAGGGTTGAGGCATCAATGACTTTCTCAATCGACTCGATTTCGCAATCCATTTCCTGGGTGGCGAGTTTGAGTTTGTAAACCTTGCCTTTGGCGAACGGCGCGCGACCCAGCCAGAACAGACGGGCCTCAAACCGCGTCAGTTCATAAGGTGGCGCGGTTTCCAGGGCGGCGATGGCGCCTCGTTCCACAAAGATTTGTTCGGTGAGCGTGATGCCGATGGATTCGCCGACATGGGCAGAAGTCGTGGTCGGAGCGTTCCAGCGTTCTATGGTCTTGACCGTGCTGGTCTTGTTACTCGGCGCGAACAGCAGTCGGTCGCCAACTTTGATCGAACCTGCCTCCACGCGACCGGCGAGGATTCGGCGGTCGTCGAAACGATAGACGTCTTGAATCGGAAAACGGAGTGGTTGGTTGTCGGGCCGGTCGGTAACCTTGAATTCGTCCAATGCCTGCAACACGGTCTGCCCTTTCCACCACGACATGTTCTTGCTCAACGATGCGATGTTGTCACCGTGCTTGGCCGCAATGGGAATGAAGACCTTTGGTTCGACGCCGATGTTTTGAAGATAGGCGCGATACTCAGTCTCGATCTGCTTAAATCTGGATTCGCTGTAATTCTCCAAATCCATTTTGTTCACGAGCACTGCAATTTGCCGGATGCCGAGCAGGTTCAGGAGATAGCCGTGGCGACGGGAGTTTTCCTGCACGCCTTCGTGAGCGTCGATGAGCAGCAGCGCGGCTTCGGCATTGGCGGCGCCGGTGATCATGTTCTTCAAAAACTCCTTGTGGCCTGGCGCGTCGATGATGACGTATTGCCGCTTGGGTGTGTGAAACCAGATTTGGGCGGTGTCGATGGTGATGTTCTGGTCGCGCTCCGATTGAAGCGCGTCCATGAGGTTCGCCCATTCGAACGGTACGCCACGCCGCTCGGCGACTTTTTGAAGCTGCTCCAATTTGCCTTCCGGCAGCGAACCGGTGTCGTGGAAGAGCCGGCCGACGAACGTGGACTTGCCGTGATCCACGTGGCCGACGATGACAATCTTGAGTTGTTCAGTCGGAGCGGTTTGAGAGATGCTCATGGGTTGAAACCAAAATTACATGTAGCCATCACGGCGCAGTTTTTCGAAGGCATCTTCGCTCTCCTTGTCCTGCGCGCGGCCGGCGCGTTCGGATGTTTTCGTGGTCCGCAGTTCCTCGATGATTTCCCGGACGTTCCGCGCGTTCGACTTGATCGGAAAGGTGCACGGATAGCAACCAATCGAACGAAATCGCTCGCCTTTGCCATTGGCGAAATAGAGCGGAATGACGGGCATATCTTCGCGCTCGATGTATTCCCAGATGTTCAACTCGGTCCAGTGCAGCAGCGGATGGATGCGGATGTGCGTACCCTTTTGGAAATCGGTCTTGAACTGATCCCACAATTCGGGCGGCTGGTCTTCGACGTTCCATTCCATGTTCTTGTCGCGCGGACTGAAGTAACGTTCCTTGGCGCGGGTCGGTTCTTCATCCCTGCGAACGCCGACAATGACGCCGGTGTAATTATGCTTTTCGAGCACGGCCTTGAGGGCATCCTTCTTGAGAGTACCGCAACATTCGACGCGCGTGGCTTTGCCGTTCGGGTAAGTGACGCCGCTCTTGAGGGCTTCCTCGTTCTTGCCGACGACGAGCTGAAGCTTCCAATCTTTCACGAGCTTGTCGCGGTATTCGATCATTGACGGAATCTTGTAGGTCGTATCGACGTGGACGAGCGGAAACGGGACGTGGCCGAAGAAGGCCTTGCGGGCAAGCCAGAGCAACACGGTGGAGTCCTTGCCGATGCTCCAAAGCATGGCGAGATGTTCAAATTTGTTGAACGCCTCGCGCATGATGTAGATGCTCTGGTTTTCGAGTTTGGAGAGATAGTCCATGGCTAAATTAGAAATTAGGAATGCAAAAGGATGATGACACCACTCGCCGATGAAGTGAATTTGAATTTTGCATTCTGTCAGATTTGAAAATCAATTTTCTTCGACATGAATGTATGAATACCACATTCGACTTTGTTAAAGCCAATCCAACGTCCGGCGCGCTCATTGTCGCCGTTGAAGGTTTTGACCGTGCAGGGCCTACAGCCAATGGAGTGATAGCCGCGGTCATGCAGCGGATTGTAGGGGATCTTGTGATCGCGAATGTAATTCCAAACGGCTTCGCGTGACCAGTTGGCCATCGGATTGAGTTTCACGATGTCGCGTCCGGCAGCCTCGTCGAAAACATACACTTCGATGATCCCAATCTTCGCGCGCGTGTCGGACTGTTGCCGTCGCAGGCCGGTGATCCAGCAATCGAGTTCGGCAAGTTTGTTTTGCAGCGGCAGAACTTTTCGGACCGTGCAGCAGAGATCGGGGTCGCGCTTCCAAAGCTCCGGGCCTTGGGCTTCGGCTTGTTGTTCGACGGTCAGTTCCGGCACGAGTGATTCGATTTTGTAACCGAAGAAATCTTCGAGCCGCTTCTGGAGGTCGAGTGTTTCTTCAAAGAGCAGGCCGGTGTCCAGTGTGAAAACGGGAAAGCGCAAATTGTTCTGTTTGGCGAGGTGCATCATCACCAAGCCCGCGCCTTGAAAACTTGTGCCAATGGCCGCGCGCGAACCAAAACGTTTCGACGCCCACGCGAGGATTTCCTCGGTCGGCAAGCTGTCGAAACGCTGGTCAAGCGAACGGACTTCAGCAGAAGTTAGCATATGATGTGGAATCGGGTGCTCGTGAAAACGCCCGCGGTCCGGTTAATTCTGAGCGGCCGCGGTTTCTTGCCACAGCACGCGATCGCACCAATCACCGAAGCGTTCGCCGCCTGTGCGTTCCTGAGCGTAACGGCTCAGCACGGGACGCAGTTCGTTGACGATGTCCTCGCCCTTGACGGTGTCCTTGAAGAGGCGGTTGAGGCGGGTGCAGGATTCATTGCCGCCCAAATAGATTTGATATTTGTTTGGTGACTTGCCGACGAATCCGATTTCCGCCGTATACGGGCGCGCACAGCCGTTCGGGCAACCGGTCATGCGAATAATGATCTCTTCATCCTCCAAATTCAACTCGGCCAGTAATTGCTCAATCCGGGTCAGCACGTCCGGCAGGGCTCGCTCCGCTTCGGCGAGGGCAAGCCCGCAAGTGGGCAAAGCCGGGCACGCCATCGAGGCGCGCCGGATGACCGTGGCTTGGTTTTCGACTGGGATGCCGTGGTCGGTCAGGATTCTCGTGATGGCGTCGCGTTGAGCGGGAAGCACATTGTTAAGAAGTAAATTCTGCGATGGCGTCAGGCGTATTTCAGACTGGAATTGCTCAACAATCCTGCGCAATGAAGTTTTGAGTTGTTGCCTGGCTGTGTCTTTGATGCGCCCGGTTTCGACATAAAGGCCGAGGAAATAATTTCCGTCGGTTTTCTGATGCCAACCGAAGAGGTCACCCTGTTTCGTGAATTCGAACGGTCGGGCTGGCTCAAGCTTGAAACCGGCACGTTGCTCAATCTCATTGCGGAACCACTCGACTCCATGATCTTTGAGGACGTACTTGAGGCGGGCATGTTTGCGATTGGTGCGATCGCCCCAATCGCGATGAATGGTAACAGCGGCTTTGGCTACGACTTCGACGTGTTCCGGCTTGATGAAGCCGATGACATCGGCCAAGCGTGGAAAAGTTTGTTTATTGCCGTGACTCATGCCCATGCCACCGCCCGCCAGAAAATTGTAGCCCAACAATCTGTCGCCCTCCCCAATGGCGACAAAGCCAATGCAGTTAGAAAAAATATCAATATCGTTGAGGGGCGGAATGGCGAACGCGGTTTTGAATTTGCGAGGTAGATAAGTCTTGCCGTAGAGCGGATCCACAAAATCTTTTGATGTCTCGTTGGACAAGTTTAGTTCGACCCCTTCCACCCAGATTTGATGATAGGCGCGAGTCGAAGGCAGGAGTGCTTTGGAAATCCGACGGGCGTCTTCCTGAACGCGTTCGACCAAACGACTCGTGGCTGGAGTCGACGGCGCCATTACGTTCCGGTTCACATCCCCGCAGGCGGCCAAGGTGGTTGCCAAGGCTTCGTTAATTCCCTTGATAAGTTTTCCCAAGCCGTTCTTCACCACGCCGTGAAATTGAAACCCTTGACGCGAAGTGACACGCAAGGTGTTGTTTGCGTAGTCTGCCGACAGGCGATCAAAAAGTAGAAACAAAGAAGCGGGTACAACGCCACCGGGCAATCGACCGCGAACCATGAACATGTATTTCTTGCCAACCTTGCGCTGATCCCGGTCGTCCTGCTGGTAAATACCATGAAACTTCAGGAATTGCGCGTCGTCCTCGGAAAACCGGTCCGCGTTCGGGTCGGCAAGCGTCTGAGCAATATTTCCCGCCAACGTGGGATTGGCCGCTTTGATAAGCTCGTTGTGCGTCGGTTTTGTTTGCGCTGGAGGATCAATCATAAGTTTGTTGCTAAAGATAATCAACTTTAACAGCGGTTTGAAATTTGTCAATTGCTTTTTCGATTTTTCCCCTGCATCGGTGAACCGCCAAATCTCGCAAGTATCCTTTGCCCTCCGTCAAATACTCAAGATAATATCAACGCCTGAGTTTGATGCCTTGTAACCGAGGCTAGAAACGAAAAACTGTGAAATGATTCATTGGAAATGACCGAGCAGAAGATTTACTATTTCGACAACAACGCCACCACGAAGATCGCTCCCGAAGTGATAGCCGCAATGCTGCCCTTCCTAAGCGAATACTGGGGCAATCCGTCCAGCGTTTACGGCTTCGGCAACCAATTGGCCAAACATCTCGAAGCAGCGCGCAGCAAGGTCGCCACACTCCTCAATGCCGATCCGC
This genomic interval carries:
- a CDS encoding trypsin-like peptidase domain-containing protein — its product is MKLGGTVATVGFPKLGLQGFAPKLAKGEIASLSGAGDDARYFQISVPVQPGNLGGALVDERGNVVGVVSAKLSARAGRCRRM
- a CDS encoding type II toxin-antitoxin system PemK/MazF family toxin, which codes for MAIERGDICLVDLNPVQGREQAGRRPVLVLSVNAINKLPLVVTVVIGTKGENVERDYPTNVRIPAAESGLPMETVFLCFQLRSLDPARFAGVPAGKVSGVTLQRVENTVRHCLGL
- the cysC gene encoding adenylyl-sulfate kinase; its protein translation is MSISQTAPTEQLKIVIVGHVDHGKSTFVGRLFHDTGSLPEGKLEQLQKVAERRGVPFEWANLMDALQSERDQNITIDTAQIWFHTPKRQYVIIDAPGHKEFLKNMITGAANAEAALLLIDAHEGVQENSRRHGYLLNLLGIRQIAVLVNKMDLENYSESRFKQIETEYRAYLQNIGVEPKVFIPIAAKHGDNIASLSKNMSWWKGQTVLQALDEFKVTDRPDNQPLRFPIQDVYRFDDRRILAGRVEAGSIKVGDRLLFAPSNKTSTVKTIERWNAPTTTSAHVGESIGITLTEQIFVERGAIAALETAPPYELTRFEARLFWLGRAPFAKGKVYKLKLATQEMDCEIESIEKVIDASTLETVSRANNEIFVGRHEVAELTLRTKRPVAFDAHSEIVPTGRFVIVDGFEVCGGGIIADGNYPRRTADSLHKSHNIYWSHGKVTAQQRAMRNKHSGCVLWLTGLSGSGKSSIATELERELFNLGQHAYVLDGDNMRHGLCSDIGFSPADRKENIRRVGEVAKLFADAGMICITAFISPYRSDRDLVRTIMKGGRFIEVYVNAPIEVCEQRDPKGLYAKARANEIKNFTGVSAPYEAPSNPEIELHTDKLSVPESVAKVLEFLHVQEDDTMVSI
- a CDS encoding sulfate adenylyltransferase subunit 2, coding for MDYLSKLENQSIYIMREAFNKFEHLAMLWSIGKDSTVLLWLARKAFFGHVPFPLVHVDTTYKIPSMIEYRDKLVKDWKLQLVVGKNEEALKSGVTYPNGKATRVECCGTLKKDALKAVLEKHNYTGVIVGVRRDEEPTRAKERYFSPRDKNMEWNVEDQPPELWDQFKTDFQKGTHIRIHPLLHWTELNIWEYIEREDMPVIPLYFANGKGERFRSIGCYPCTFPIKSNARNVREIIEELRTTKTSERAGRAQDKESEDAFEKLRRDGYM
- a CDS encoding phosphoadenylyl-sulfate reductase; the protein is MLTSAEVRSLDQRFDSLPTEEILAWASKRFGSRAAIGTSFQGAGLVMMHLAKQNNLRFPVFTLDTGLLFEETLDLQKRLEDFFGYKIESLVPELTVEQQAEAQGPELWKRDPDLCCTVRKVLPLQNKLAELDCWITGLRRQQSDTRAKIGIIEVYVFDEAAGRDIVKLNPMANWSREAVWNYIRDHKIPYNPLHDRGYHSIGCRPCTVKTFNGDNERAGRWIGFNKVECGIHTFMSKKIDFQI
- a CDS encoding NADPH-dependent assimilatory sulfite reductase hemoprotein subunit, with the translated sequence MIDPPAQTKPTHNELIKAANPTLAGNIAQTLADPNADRFSEDDAQFLKFHGIYQQDDRDQRKVGKKYMFMVRGRLPGGVVPASLFLLFDRLSADYANNTLRVTSRQGFQFHGVVKNGLGKLIKGINEALATTLAACGDVNRNVMAPSTPATSRLVERVQEDARRISKALLPSTRAYHQIWVEGVELNLSNETSKDFVDPLYGKTYLPRKFKTAFAIPPLNDIDIFSNCIGFVAIGEGDRLLGYNFLAGGGMGMSHGNKQTFPRLADVIGFIKPEHVEVVAKAAVTIHRDWGDRTNRKHARLKYVLKDHGVEWFRNEIEQRAGFKLEPARPFEFTKQGDLFGWHQKTDGNYFLGLYVETGRIKDTARQQLKTSLRRIVEQFQSEIRLTPSQNLLLNNVLPAQRDAITRILTDHGIPVENQATVIRRASMACPALPTCGLALAEAERALPDVLTRIEQLLAELNLEDEEIIIRMTGCPNGCARPYTAEIGFVGKSPNKYQIYLGGNESCTRLNRLFKDTVKGEDIVNELRPVLSRYAQERTGGERFGDWCDRVLWQETAAAQN